One genomic region from Ornithinimicrobium flavum encodes:
- a CDS encoding WhiB family transcriptional regulator, which translates to MSNPVAGLEPVIELWEWQTQALCREASPDMFFHPEGERGPSRVTRDERAKALCARCPVLQACRTHALTVREPYGVWGGLTEQEREEIYRQQDEPKAG; encoded by the coding sequence ATGTCGAATCCCGTCGCGGGTCTGGAACCGGTCATCGAGCTCTGGGAGTGGCAGACGCAGGCGCTCTGCAGGGAGGCGAGCCCGGACATGTTCTTCCACCCGGAGGGGGAGCGCGGACCCTCGCGCGTCACGCGGGACGAGCGGGCCAAGGCGCTGTGCGCCCGCTGCCCGGTCCTGCAGGCGTGCCGGACCCACGCCCTGACCGTGCGCGAGCCGTACGGCGTCTGGGGCGGCCTCACCGAGCAGGAGCGCGAGGAGATCTACCGCCAGCAGGACGAGCCGAAGGCCGGCTGA
- a CDS encoding DUF4262 domain-containing protein codes for MDIAPPPGVVAWLDQDRRTVIRNIRRYGVHLTYVFDDPARCACCRDLGEPSVGGESSVVGEERRPGPPFCYTTGLFGAGHPELLVAGLGEARSMLLLNAAAQGVLDDDRDLTPGQEVIIDGVDVLVEELPNPGEILLASNFYYDRPPAASLPAYQLTWADSMGRFPWDEGHQPGEWRQPRPGEWPEELRA; via the coding sequence ATGGACATCGCACCACCACCGGGCGTCGTCGCCTGGCTCGACCAGGACCGCCGCACCGTCATCCGCAACATCCGCCGCTACGGCGTGCACCTGACCTACGTCTTCGACGACCCGGCGCGCTGCGCCTGCTGCCGCGACCTGGGCGAGCCGTCGGTGGGGGGCGAGTCGTCGGTCGTGGGCGAGGAGCGGCGCCCCGGGCCGCCCTTCTGCTACACGACCGGGCTGTTCGGGGCCGGGCACCCCGAGCTCCTCGTGGCAGGGCTGGGGGAGGCCCGGTCGATGCTCCTGCTCAACGCCGCGGCGCAGGGTGTGCTGGACGACGACCGTGACCTGACACCGGGGCAGGAGGTGATCATCGACGGGGTCGACGTCCTGGTCGAGGAGCTGCCCAACCCGGGTGAGATCCTGCTCGCCTCGAACTTCTACTACGACCGGCCGCCCGCTGCCTCCCTCCCGGCCTACCAGCTGACGTGGGCCGACTCCATGGGGCGGTTCCCGTGGGACGAGGGGCACCAGCCGGGGGAGTGGCGGCAACCGCGGCCGGGAGAGTGGCCGGAGGAGCTGCGGGCCTGA
- a CDS encoding FAD-binding and (Fe-S)-binding domain-containing protein yields the protein MQRGRRRHEDDGSGGATLSPRAARLRDRVGDLVTDRALDRHALAHDASHYLLVPELVSRPRGVEDVARLLRACGETGMPLTFRSGGTSLSGQAVTEHLLVDTRRHFSRGIEVLDDGARVRVAPGVTVRAVNARLAPYRTKLGPDPASEGACTIGGVVANNSSGMHCGTAMNTYATLDSLELVLPSGLSLDTGAPDADERLRAGAPDVHEGLLRLRDRVRSDRGSVATVRRLFALKNTMGYGLNSFLDHESPVKILEHLMVGSEGTLGFLASATFRTVPVRPAVATGLLVLDTVGAATGAVPAIVDAGAMTAELLDAASLRVSARAPGAPAQITGLHVEDHAALLVEWHADTPEELQEVVSVAQPALDALPLTTPVALTQAAAERAALWTVRKALYSAVAGARPQGTNALLEDVAVEVAVLGQTCVDLQELFDRHGYEESVIFGHAKDGNVHFMLNERFADPLALQRYADFTEEMVELVLSRGGTLKAEHGTGRMMAPFVERQYGPELTAVMRELKTLLDPGGILGPGTILGDDPRAHLSDLKVAPPVEAEVDRCVECGFCEPVCPSRELTTTPRQRIVLRREMAAAADRGDHELARALDEQYDYDAVQTCAVDGMCLTACPVLINTGDLTRRLRAEEAGPVSSRGGPRPPGCGAPRAVRVRWG from the coding sequence ATGCAGCGTGGCAGACGGCGGCACGAGGACGACGGCAGTGGCGGCGCGACCCTGAGCCCGAGGGCCGCCCGGCTCCGGGACCGGGTCGGGGACCTGGTCACCGACCGCGCCCTGGACCGGCACGCCCTCGCGCACGACGCCTCCCACTATCTCCTGGTCCCGGAGCTCGTCTCCCGACCCCGGGGGGTCGAGGACGTCGCCCGACTCCTGCGCGCCTGCGGCGAGACGGGTATGCCGCTCACCTTCCGCTCCGGTGGCACCAGCCTGTCCGGCCAGGCCGTGACCGAGCACCTGCTGGTCGACACCCGCCGGCACTTCTCCCGCGGGATCGAGGTCCTGGACGACGGGGCGCGGGTCCGGGTGGCCCCCGGCGTCACGGTGCGGGCGGTGAACGCCCGCCTGGCGCCATACCGGACCAAGCTCGGACCGGACCCCGCCAGCGAGGGAGCCTGCACGATCGGCGGGGTGGTCGCCAACAACTCCAGCGGGATGCACTGCGGCACGGCGATGAACACCTACGCCACCCTCGACTCCCTCGAGCTGGTGCTGCCCAGCGGACTGTCCCTGGACACCGGCGCCCCGGACGCCGACGAACGGCTGCGGGCAGGCGCGCCGGACGTCCACGAGGGACTGCTCCGGCTCCGTGACCGGGTGCGCTCCGACCGGGGGTCGGTGGCGACGGTCCGTCGGCTCTTCGCCCTGAAGAACACGATGGGCTACGGGCTCAACTCCTTCCTCGACCACGAGTCGCCGGTGAAGATCCTCGAGCACCTGATGGTCGGCAGCGAGGGCACGCTGGGGTTCCTCGCCTCCGCCACCTTCCGGACGGTGCCGGTGCGACCGGCCGTGGCGACCGGGTTGCTCGTCCTCGACACCGTGGGCGCGGCGACCGGGGCCGTCCCGGCCATCGTCGACGCCGGAGCCATGACCGCCGAGCTGCTGGACGCCGCCTCGCTGCGGGTGTCCGCCCGGGCCCCGGGGGCGCCCGCCCAGATCACGGGGCTGCACGTCGAGGACCATGCCGCCCTGCTGGTCGAGTGGCACGCCGACACCCCCGAGGAGCTGCAGGAGGTGGTGTCCGTGGCGCAGCCCGCGCTCGACGCCCTGCCGCTCACCACCCCGGTCGCCCTGACCCAGGCCGCGGCCGAGCGGGCGGCGTTGTGGACGGTGCGCAAGGCGCTCTACAGCGCGGTGGCCGGTGCGCGGCCGCAGGGCACCAACGCGCTGCTGGAGGACGTCGCGGTGGAGGTCGCGGTCCTGGGGCAGACCTGCGTGGACCTGCAGGAGCTCTTCGACCGGCACGGTTACGAGGAGTCCGTGATCTTCGGTCACGCGAAGGACGGCAACGTCCACTTCATGCTCAACGAGCGCTTCGCGGACCCGCTGGCCCTGCAGCGTTACGCCGACTTCACCGAGGAGATGGTGGAGCTCGTCCTCTCCCGCGGTGGGACCCTGAAGGCCGAGCACGGCACGGGACGGATGATGGCGCCCTTCGTCGAGCGGCAGTACGGCCCGGAGCTCACCGCCGTCATGCGCGAGCTCAAGACCCTGCTCGACCCGGGCGGGATCCTCGGGCCCGGCACGATCCTCGGGGACGACCCGCGGGCGCACCTGTCGGACCTCAAGGTCGCCCCGCCGGTCGAGGCGGAGGTGGACCGGTGCGTCGAGTGCGGCTTCTGCGAGCCGGTCTGCCCCTCCCGGGAGCTCACGACCACCCCTCGCCAGCGGATCGTGCTGCGCAGGGAGATGGCGGCGGCGGCCGACCGGGGGGACCACGAGCTGGCCCGGGCGTTGGACGAGCAGTACGACTACGACGCCGTCCAGACCTGCGCGGTCGACGGCATGTGCCTCACGGCCTGCCCGGTGCTCATCAACACCGGAGACCTCACCCGTCGGCTGCGGGCGGAGGAGGCGGGGCCGGTCTCCTCGCGCGGTGGGCCGCGGCCGCCCGGGTGTGGGGCGCCGCGAGCCGTGCGGGTGCGCTGGGGCTGA
- a CDS encoding IclR family transcriptional regulator gives MGEDALLRQPERQPGVQSLARAFAILEALADAGGVATLSDVAQRVGLPLATTHRLVRSLVGLGYVRQEASRQYSLGPRLMRLGVESGRRIGVWATPRLAEAVAELGESVNLAVLDEDEIVYVAQVQPSTHLMRMFTEVGRRTLPHTTAVGKAILAEAPESEVLALLRRTGMPARTPRSITSPDEFVEVLRLTRRRGYAVDEEEQEVGVRCVAVPVPDAPRPMAMSMSGPSARVDDAAVERAAVVLRRVAAALSHDLGGVAEEIVLG, from the coding sequence ATGGGCGAGGACGCGCTGCTGCGCCAGCCGGAGCGGCAGCCCGGGGTGCAGTCGCTGGCCCGGGCGTTCGCCATCCTCGAGGCGCTCGCGGACGCCGGCGGGGTGGCCACGCTGTCGGACGTGGCCCAGCGGGTCGGGCTGCCGCTCGCGACCACCCACCGGCTGGTCCGCAGCCTCGTGGGCCTGGGGTACGTCCGGCAGGAGGCCAGTCGGCAGTACTCCCTCGGCCCGCGCCTGATGCGCCTCGGGGTCGAGTCGGGGCGGCGCATCGGGGTGTGGGCGACGCCGCGCCTGGCCGAGGCCGTCGCGGAGCTGGGCGAGTCGGTGAACCTGGCCGTCCTGGACGAGGACGAGATCGTCTACGTCGCCCAGGTGCAGCCCTCCACCCACCTGATGCGGATGTTTACCGAGGTCGGCCGGCGCACCCTGCCGCACACGACCGCGGTGGGCAAGGCGATCCTGGCGGAGGCTCCGGAGAGCGAGGTGCTCGCGCTCCTGCGGCGCACCGGGATGCCCGCCCGCACCCCGCGGTCGATCACCTCCCCGGACGAGTTCGTCGAGGTGCTGCGGCTGACCCGCCGACGGGGGTATGCCGTGGACGAGGAGGAGCAGGAGGTGGGGGTCCGCTGCGTGGCGGTCCCCGTCCCCGACGCGCCGCGGCCGATGGCCATGTCGATGTCGGGTCCCAGCGCGCGCGTCGACGACGCGGCGGTCGAGCGGGCGGCGGTGGTCCTGCGACGCGTGGCCGCCGCGCTGTCCCACGACCTCGGCGGGGTGGCGGAGGAGATCGTGCTCGGCTGA
- a CDS encoding TIGR03086 family metal-binding protein, whose amino-acid sequence MHFTGYSTRLAAYAVLVDDREQILLTWFNGGSRRAGAGWSLPGGGVDFDEGIRAGLVREVHEETGYAVRVGELLAEHHFTGPAHERDGRPFRSQRLVFAAEIVGGELGTTEVGGTTDFARWVPLADLAAEPLVDIVRLGVRAWQGRAHAERHRLHAGRLTQVVGGVSDWDAPTPVAEWTARDVVGHLVGWLPGFLAAGCDVVLETGPSVAQDPVGAWAHHRDQVQALLEDPDLAHRTYRHDRVPDAPLGEVVDRFYTTDVFLHTWDLARASGQDDTLDPPTVAQLYDGLRAAEEVIRASGQFGKAQPVPDDAGLQDRLVALIGRDPGWRPPGRGPSTG is encoded by the coding sequence GTGCACTTCACCGGCTACAGCACCCGCCTGGCGGCCTACGCGGTGCTCGTCGACGACCGGGAGCAGATCCTGCTCACCTGGTTCAACGGGGGCTCCCGGAGGGCGGGGGCGGGATGGTCACTGCCCGGTGGCGGGGTCGACTTCGACGAAGGGATCCGCGCGGGTCTCGTGCGGGAGGTGCACGAGGAGACGGGGTATGCGGTGCGGGTCGGCGAGCTGCTGGCGGAGCACCACTTCACGGGCCCGGCGCACGAGCGGGATGGTCGTCCTTTCCGGTCGCAGCGCCTCGTCTTCGCCGCGGAGATCGTCGGCGGCGAGCTGGGCACGACGGAGGTCGGCGGCACGACGGACTTCGCCCGGTGGGTGCCCCTGGCCGACCTCGCTGCCGAGCCGCTCGTCGACATCGTGCGGCTGGGCGTCCGGGCCTGGCAGGGGCGCGCCCACGCCGAGCGGCACCGGTTGCACGCCGGGCGTCTCACTCAGGTGGTGGGCGGGGTGAGCGACTGGGACGCCCCGACCCCGGTCGCCGAGTGGACGGCCCGGGACGTCGTCGGGCACCTCGTCGGCTGGCTGCCCGGCTTCCTCGCAGCGGGGTGCGACGTGGTGCTCGAGACCGGCCCCTCCGTCGCCCAGGACCCGGTCGGGGCGTGGGCCCACCACCGGGACCAGGTGCAGGCGCTGCTCGAGGATCCCGACCTCGCGCACCGGACCTACCGCCACGACCGGGTGCCGGACGCGCCGCTGGGCGAGGTCGTCGACCGCTTCTACACCACCGACGTCTTCCTCCACACCTGGGACCTGGCCCGCGCCTCCGGCCAGGACGACACGCTTGACCCGCCTACCGTCGCCCAGCTCTACGACGGCCTCCGCGCGGCCGAGGAGGTCATCCGGGCCAGCGGGCAGTTCGGCAAGGCGCAGCCCGTCCCGGACGACGCCGGCCTCCAGGACCGGCTGGTGGCGCTCATCGGGCGGGACCCTGGCTGGCGGCCGCCGGGGCGCGGGCCGTCCACCGGCTAG
- a CDS encoding M50 family metallopeptidase, producing the protein MLLDLWTRATGAQPPLSWQVSLLLGALALGVTWSPVGYRVVRHLVTLVHEAGHATVAALVGRRLTGIRLHSDTSGVTVSRGRPRGPGMVATVLAGYPAPALMGLAGALVLGHGYAAGLLWGLVLLCALMLLLVRNLYGWSVLLVTGGAVGVLSWTASGEVVSGAAYLVVWALLLAAPRAVVELQRERRRRGRGGSDADQLARLTGTPATLWVGLFWLVCVAALVVGACELVLPSGVV; encoded by the coding sequence GTGCTCCTGGACCTGTGGACCCGCGCCACCGGCGCGCAGCCGCCGCTGTCGTGGCAGGTCAGCCTGCTCCTGGGCGCGCTCGCGCTGGGCGTCACCTGGAGCCCGGTCGGCTACCGGGTGGTGCGGCATCTGGTCACCCTCGTCCACGAGGCCGGGCACGCGACGGTCGCGGCCCTCGTCGGGCGCCGGCTCACCGGGATCCGGCTGCACTCCGACACCTCCGGCGTGACCGTCTCGCGCGGGCGCCCCCGGGGTCCGGGGATGGTGGCGACGGTCCTCGCGGGCTACCCCGCACCGGCCCTGATGGGCCTCGCCGGGGCGCTCGTGCTCGGTCACGGGTATGCGGCGGGGCTGCTCTGGGGCCTGGTGCTGCTGTGCGCGCTGATGCTGCTCCTGGTGCGCAACCTCTACGGGTGGTCGGTGCTGCTCGTGACCGGCGGGGCCGTCGGCGTGCTGTCCTGGACGGCGTCGGGGGAGGTGGTGAGCGGCGCCGCGTACCTGGTCGTCTGGGCGCTCCTGCTCGCGGCCCCGCGCGCCGTCGTGGAGCTCCAGCGCGAGCGGCGGCGGCGCGGGCGGGGCGGGTCCGACGCCGACCAGCTGGCGCGGCTCACCGGGACGCCGGCCACCCTGTGGGTCGGGCTCTTCTGGCTCGTGTGCGTGGCCGCCCTGGTCGTCGGCGCCTGTGAGCTGGTCCTGCCGAGCGGGGTGGTCTGA
- a CDS encoding nucleotidyltransferase domain-containing protein: MLPDDRGLDADGFVRREGDPSRVQPVFADLVRGYVAAVRSLLGADLDSVYLYGSIPRGTARPGLSDLDGQVLLTRSPTEDDHRALEVVKARLRAAYPQVSTVEILVDARSALVDPADRHDGGFHVRVLCTPFWGPDAGREVAPHRPDLDLARGVQGDWRGALTRLREQAGGAGPGSGPGPTEEVAVCRATGRRLARIAFSWVLPRWGGWSSDPAVMTRVVSHLEPGWAAPMATAVRLGWGGPGMADLATAGRLLTAWGDELAGRGERLGA; encoded by the coding sequence GTGCTGCCGGACGACCGCGGGCTGGACGCGGACGGGTTCGTCCGCCGCGAGGGCGACCCCTCCCGGGTGCAGCCGGTCTTCGCCGACCTGGTGCGGGGGTATGTGGCGGCCGTCCGCTCGCTCCTCGGTGCCGACCTCGACAGCGTCTACCTCTACGGCAGCATCCCGCGGGGCACGGCCCGGCCGGGCCTGTCCGACCTCGACGGCCAGGTCCTGCTGACCCGGTCACCGACCGAGGACGACCACCGTGCCCTGGAGGTGGTGAAGGCCCGCCTGAGGGCGGCATACCCGCAGGTCAGCACCGTGGAGATCCTGGTGGACGCACGGTCCGCCCTGGTGGACCCGGCCGACCGCCACGACGGCGGCTTCCACGTGCGGGTGCTCTGCACGCCGTTCTGGGGGCCGGACGCGGGGCGGGAGGTCGCGCCGCACCGGCCGGATCTCGACCTGGCGCGGGGCGTCCAGGGCGACTGGCGCGGGGCGCTGACGCGTCTGCGGGAGCAGGCCGGGGGCGCGGGACCGGGCTCGGGCCCAGGCCCGACCGAGGAGGTCGCGGTGTGCCGGGCCACCGGCCGTCGCCTGGCGCGGATCGCCTTCAGCTGGGTCCTGCCGCGGTGGGGCGGGTGGAGCAGCGACCCGGCGGTGATGACCCGGGTGGTCAGCCACCTCGAGCCGGGCTGGGCAGCACCCATGGCGACGGCGGTGCGGCTGGGATGGGGCGGCCCGGGGATGGCGGACCTCGCCACGGCGGGCCGCCTGCTCACGGCCTGGGGGGACGAGCTGGCCGGGCGCGGGGAGCGGCTCGGCGCCTGA
- a CDS encoding DUF2087 domain-containing protein, whose translation MTADATADATADKALRTFFDGDRLRSIPTRRRARAAVLMHLLTRFERGRDYPEREVNDILRTAHEDVSTLRRELVDYRWLVRADGVYRVVDEVPRRSADEAQEVPTDEAERLGRVPRA comes from the coding sequence ATGACCGCCGACGCCACCGCCGACGCCACCGCCGACAAAGCCCTCAGGACGTTCTTCGACGGCGACCGGCTGCGCTCGATCCCCACCAGGCGCCGGGCCCGCGCGGCCGTCCTCATGCACCTGCTCACCCGCTTCGAGCGGGGGCGGGACTACCCCGAGCGGGAGGTCAACGACATCCTGCGCACGGCGCACGAGGATGTCTCGACGCTGCGGAGGGAGCTGGTCGACTACCGCTGGCTGGTGCGGGCCGACGGCGTCTACCGGGTCGTCGACGAGGTCCCCCGGCGCTCGGCGGACGAGGCGCAGGAGGTGCCGACGGACGAGGCGGAGCGTCTCGGCCGGGTGCCGCGGGCCTGA
- a CDS encoding excinuclease ABC subunit UvrA — MSTQPTHPADAHDTIRVHGARVNNLQDVDVELPKRRLTVVTGISGSGKSSLVFGTIAAESRRLINETYSSFVQAFMPTTARPDVDHLDGLTAAIVIDQERMGNNPRSTVGTATDALAWLRVIFSRLSTPHVGPSTAFSFNTASVSGQGAISIDKGADRKPVKEVKRFQVLGGMCPDCEGMGTVAAIDEDVVVDRSRSLTEGAILLPGYPPDSWGWRAYAESGRLDPDKTLRDYSEEEWRWLMHAEPTKVKVGGINMTYLGLVPRIRQTLFGERPPKQAHMIAFKERVATEGPCPACGGTRLNEPARTATVRGTTLPGCCEMEISELLRWVEALDEPSVAPVQRALAEMLRSMVDIGLGYLSLSRASGTLSGGESQRVKMVRHLGSALTDVTYVFDEPTVGLHPHDIARMNDLLRQLRDSGSTVLVVEHKPEVIDFADHVIDIGPGAGSEGGQIVYTGPREGLEASGSVTGRLLDRRPTLREPVRSATSSLPVRDARRNNLLGVDVDIPLGVLVAVTGVAGSGKSSLVHGSLAGREEVLIVDQSAIRGSRRSNPATYSGLLDPIRTAFAKENGVKAALFSPNSEGACPACNGYGEIFTELPGMPPVATPCEACGGRRFQDEVLGYTLHGLAIDEVLRLSVAEAAEVFTTGKAATILRRLLDVGLPYLRLGQRLSSLSGGERQRLKLASQLRASPVIVLDEPSSGLHLADTDTLLAMLHGLVDQGTSVLVIEHNLAVVSQADWIIDVGPGAGHEGGRIVFEGTPAQMVESSDTLTAQHLRQRLGAATAPRPR, encoded by the coding sequence ATGAGCACGCAGCCGACGCACCCGGCCGACGCCCACGACACCATCCGCGTGCACGGCGCCCGGGTCAACAACCTGCAGGACGTCGACGTCGAGCTGCCCAAGCGCCGGCTGACCGTGGTGACGGGCATCTCGGGCTCGGGCAAGTCCTCGCTCGTCTTCGGGACGATCGCGGCCGAGTCCCGGCGGCTCATCAACGAGACCTACTCCAGCTTCGTGCAGGCCTTCATGCCGACGACCGCCCGGCCCGACGTCGACCACCTGGACGGGCTCACGGCCGCGATCGTCATCGACCAGGAGCGGATGGGCAACAACCCCCGCTCCACCGTGGGCACGGCCACCGACGCGCTGGCCTGGCTGCGGGTCATCTTCAGCCGGCTGTCGACCCCGCACGTGGGGCCCTCGACGGCCTTCTCCTTCAACACCGCCTCGGTGAGCGGGCAGGGCGCCATCAGCATCGACAAGGGGGCCGACCGCAAGCCCGTCAAGGAGGTGAAGCGCTTCCAGGTGCTGGGCGGGATGTGCCCGGACTGCGAGGGTATGGGGACGGTCGCCGCGATCGACGAGGACGTCGTCGTGGACCGCAGCCGGAGCCTCACCGAGGGCGCGATCCTGCTGCCCGGCTACCCGCCCGACTCATGGGGCTGGCGGGCGTACGCCGAGAGCGGTCGCCTCGACCCGGACAAGACGCTGCGCGACTACTCCGAGGAGGAGTGGCGGTGGCTCATGCACGCCGAGCCGACCAAGGTCAAGGTCGGCGGCATCAACATGACCTACCTCGGGCTGGTCCCCCGCATCCGGCAGACCCTCTTCGGCGAGCGCCCGCCCAAGCAGGCGCACATGATCGCCTTCAAGGAGCGGGTCGCGACCGAGGGCCCCTGCCCCGCCTGCGGCGGCACCCGGCTCAACGAGCCGGCGCGCACCGCCACCGTCCGCGGCACCACCCTGCCCGGGTGCTGCGAGATGGAGATCAGCGAGCTGCTGCGGTGGGTCGAGGCGCTGGACGAGCCGAGCGTCGCCCCGGTGCAGCGGGCGCTGGCCGAGATGCTCCGCTCGATGGTCGACATCGGTCTGGGCTACCTGTCCCTGTCACGGGCCTCCGGCACCCTGTCCGGCGGTGAGTCGCAGCGGGTCAAGATGGTCCGCCACCTCGGGTCGGCCCTGACCGACGTCACCTACGTCTTCGACGAGCCGACCGTCGGGCTGCACCCGCACGACATCGCCCGGATGAACGACCTGCTGCGCCAGCTGCGCGACTCCGGGAGCACGGTCCTGGTCGTGGAGCACAAGCCCGAGGTCATCGACTTCGCCGACCACGTCATCGACATCGGCCCCGGCGCGGGGAGCGAGGGCGGCCAGATCGTCTACACCGGCCCGCGGGAGGGCCTGGAGGCCTCCGGCTCGGTCACCGGCCGGCTGCTGGACCGGCGGCCGACCCTGCGCGAGCCGGTGCGCAGCGCCACCTCATCCCTGCCGGTGCGTGACGCCCGGCGCAACAACCTCCTCGGGGTCGACGTCGACATCCCGCTCGGGGTGCTCGTCGCCGTGACCGGGGTCGCCGGGTCCGGCAAGAGCTCGCTCGTCCACGGCTCCCTCGCCGGGCGGGAGGAGGTGCTCATCGTCGACCAGTCCGCGATCCGCGGCTCCCGCCGCTCCAACCCGGCCACCTACAGCGGGCTGCTGGACCCGATCCGCACCGCCTTCGCCAAGGAGAACGGCGTCAAGGCCGCGCTCTTCAGCCCCAACTCCGAGGGTGCGTGCCCGGCGTGCAACGGCTACGGTGAGATCTTCACCGAGCTGCCCGGTATGCCGCCGGTGGCCACCCCCTGCGAGGCGTGCGGCGGGCGCAGGTTCCAGGACGAGGTGCTCGGCTACACGCTGCACGGGCTGGCGATCGACGAGGTCCTGCGGCTGTCGGTCGCGGAGGCCGCGGAGGTGTTCACCACCGGCAAGGCCGCGACGATCCTGCGCCGGCTGCTCGACGTGGGCCTGCCCTACCTGCGGCTGGGGCAGCGGCTGAGCAGCCTGTCCGGCGGCGAGCGCCAGCGGCTCAAGCTGGCCTCCCAGCTCAGGGCCTCCCCGGTCATCGTCCTGGACGAGCCCAGCTCCGGCCTGCACCTGGCCGACACCGACACCCTGCTCGCGATGCTGCACGGCCTGGTCGACCAGGGCACGAGCGTGCTGGTCATCGAGCACAACCTGGCCGTCGTGAGTCAGGCGGACTGGATCATCGACGTCGGTCCCGGCGCGGGGCACGAGGGCGGGCGGATCGTCTTCGAGGGGACACCCGCCCAGATGGTCGAGTCGTCGGACACGCTCACGGCCCAGCACCTGCGCCAGCGCCTCGGTGCCGCCACGGCGCCCCGGCCGCGCTGA
- a CDS encoding MFS transporter yields MRQGEGERSDAVVPPVPLVADRLTDRLAWHRRRPTAWRHPGFPRLTLAWVLTNLADSTLFLVLAVWVKDLSGSDAAAAVTFGLMGLPALLAPFFGQLADRTSRRSLLVLANGAVAAVVLVLLLVRTAEQVWLIYAVTLVYSAITYLTASAQAGLVRDLLPDEALASGNGVLTTIDQGFRLVAPLVGAGLYVAVGPHAVAAFVAVVFGLAAAVLASLRVSETPPQPKEELGTWWSELSAGFRHLSRTPPLGRLTVLLAVAFGAMGVVNAAIFPYLEQGLGVPASALGVLVSIQGLGAVVGGVVAARLIGRWGEVRLLSVAVLVLGLAAFLLLVPAPAAAVPAFLLAGATVSWIVVAFVTLRQRLTPPHLQGRTAAAMNLALNLPQTLATLVVAAVIAAVDYRWLILLTGAGVLLSAAGAPWRHRGAGAGAGP; encoded by the coding sequence GTGAGGCAGGGAGAGGGGGAGCGCTCGGACGCCGTCGTCCCGCCCGTCCCCCTCGTCGCCGACCGGCTCACCGACCGGCTCGCCTGGCACCGCCGGCGCCCGACCGCGTGGCGGCACCCCGGCTTCCCACGGCTCACCCTGGCCTGGGTGCTGACCAACCTCGCCGACAGCACCCTCTTCCTGGTCCTGGCGGTGTGGGTGAAGGACCTCAGCGGCAGCGACGCGGCGGCCGCGGTCACCTTCGGGCTCATGGGGCTGCCGGCCCTGCTCGCGCCGTTCTTCGGCCAGCTCGCCGACCGCACCTCGCGCCGGTCCCTGCTGGTGCTGGCCAACGGCGCCGTGGCCGCGGTGGTGCTCGTGCTGCTCCTCGTGCGCACCGCCGAGCAGGTCTGGCTGATCTACGCGGTGACGCTGGTCTACTCCGCCATCACCTACCTCACCGCCTCCGCCCAGGCAGGCCTCGTGCGCGACCTGCTGCCCGACGAGGCGCTCGCCTCCGGCAACGGGGTGCTCACGACGATCGACCAGGGCTTCCGGCTGGTCGCGCCCCTGGTCGGCGCGGGTCTCTACGTCGCGGTAGGGCCGCACGCGGTCGCCGCCTTCGTGGCCGTGGTCTTCGGGCTGGCCGCGGCCGTCCTCGCCTCGCTGCGGGTCAGCGAGACGCCGCCCCAGCCGAAGGAGGAGCTGGGCACGTGGTGGTCGGAGCTGTCGGCCGGCTTCCGGCACCTGTCCCGGACGCCGCCGCTGGGTCGGCTCACCGTCCTGCTCGCGGTCGCCTTCGGGGCGATGGGCGTGGTCAACGCCGCGATCTTCCCCTACCTGGAGCAGGGCCTCGGGGTGCCCGCGAGCGCGCTCGGCGTGCTGGTGAGCATCCAGGGCCTGGGGGCGGTGGTCGGCGGGGTCGTCGCCGCCCGGCTCATCGGGCGGTGGGGCGAGGTGCGGCTGCTCAGCGTCGCGGTGCTCGTCCTGGGGCTGGCGGCGTTCCTGCTCCTCGTGCCCGCCCCGGCGGCGGCCGTCCCGGCCTTCCTGCTGGCCGGTGCCACGGTGAGCTGGATCGTGGTCGCCTTCGTCACCCTGCGCCAGCGGCTCACGCCGCCCCACCTGCAGGGCCGCACCGCCGCGGCGATGAACCTGGCCCTCAACCTGCCCCAGACCCTGGCCACCCTCGTGGTCGCGGCGGTCATCGCCGCGGTCGACTACCGGTGGCTGATCCTGCTCACCGGGGCCGGGGTGCTGCTCAGCGCGGCCGGGGCGCCGTGGCGGCACCGAGGCGCTGGCGCAGGTGCTGGGCCGTGA